In Zingiber officinale cultivar Zhangliang chromosome 3A, Zo_v1.1, whole genome shotgun sequence, the DNA window aaagaaaaccaactattaatttgtcataaagataggttgacaagataataaaattaaaaccccctcttacaaatgttgagattttgtatacgtccacactatcgtggcatacaaaattcatggtgttttaggtaattttatttgtcaagttgacaagataataaaattaatgggtaaaacccctcttacaaatgtttggatttgtatacgtccacactatcgtggcatacaaaattcacgatgtttgaggtaaatttttttgtcataaagataggttgacaaggttattaatgggtaaaactctgctcttacaaatgtttgattttgtatacgtccacactatcgtggcatgcaaaattcacggtgtttgaggtgttggtgaatttaaatgatattattttgaggaatcaatattattttaaatttaaaattttgaccaaatatttgatcaaagatagcccaactattaattttatttgtcataaagttaggctgacgagataataaaattaatggatctcctctttgattttgtatacgtccacactattgtgacatacaaaattcacggggattttaaggtgttggtcttgaccaaatatttttgtgattcttaggatttcaaatgttagtcaatcctctagctgttatactatagaataaacttagtagtcccaattatgattggaaacaaaacttggactctaaggtggactgtcctctcagaaatgagaacaataaaagtatattagttgttgaaacatgtttagtggtgttatctaccgatacctggtgtgtagatacgaggagtcgctgatcatgtctgcaattcattgtagggttccaggaaactcgacaactatatgaaagggaaaacaccatcttcatgggcactactgcaaatatagcagttgttgcagtggaagatgtgtattctctaataggaataaaacatggattttgagaaattatctttacgtaccaagtttagaaagaactagatttcagtttctaaactattcaaagaacttgatattctgtcttttttgataataaagttgttataaaaaaaaaagaggaaagttatctattctggtacattggttggcaatttatataaatccaataaattccactatgcaacaaatgaaaattaataacacatcttctaactttaataagagaaagcaaccttcagaaataaaccaatcatatctttggcatctaaggctaggtcatattgacttgagtaggattcaatggaatagccaatgaacttttggATTGTTTGGTGgaggaaaactttccaacctgcaagtcttacttggatggaaaaatgaccaagagttttttttaagtctaaggggtatagagccaaagaagtgttggaattggttcattctaatttgtgtggacctatgactatccaggcaagaggtggcttcgaatactttgtctctttcatagacgattattcgagatacgaatatatttacctgatgcgccgtaagtctgaatgctttgataagttcaaagagtataaagctgatgtggagaaacgtcatggtaaaagtatcaagatgctacggtctgatcgtgatggtgaatacctcttaggagaatttaggaattacttattagagattgggattcaattccaattgtctgcacctggtacaccccaactgaatggtgtggtagaacgaaggaataggacttttatggaaatggttagatcgatgatgagttatttagaattaccaacttcgttttggggatatgctctggaaacgacagtacatattctgaacttggtaccttttaaatcaataccctctactcccacagaattatggaatgggcgaaagcccagtctaagacatattcggatttggggtagtccagcacatgtgctgaaagcagatgctgataagttggaatctcgtacagaagtaagcgtgtttgtgggttatcctagaggaacgaagggtggtttattttatagtcctaaagatcagaaggtcattgttagcaccaatgcccaatttttagaagaagtctatataatggaccacaagcccagaagtaaaattgttctagaagaagttaaagaggacacgtctagtttagtaccaatagtacaagatgaagtactacaagaaactgcaacacgtgttacaaatgATACACAGTTACAGAcattgcctcgtcgtagtgggagggttgtaagacaacctgagagattcatgtttttgggagagtcttcggacttgattccTAGTaagcatgaacctgatccccggatatatgacgaagcactccaagataaagatgcagcatcttggcaaaaaacgataaattctgaaatagaatcgatgtattctaataaggtctgggagcttatagaaccaccaaatggtgtaaaagccgttggatgcaagtggatctacaaaaggaaaagaggggcaaatgggaaggtagaaaccttcaaagtaaggcttgttgcgaaagggtatactcagaaaaaaGGAATcgattttgagaaaacttttttttttgtaaccatgttcatgatttaaaagggagttttaaaattataaaattttctttttataagtttctacaaaagattacgaaaagatttgatatctttccttatttgtagattgtaaggaaattttaattttaaagataactttccttttggaaattatccatatgttttaatagagaaattttaatttccttttatttaaatttttatttccggaaacaaattaggaagttttaattcttgttaaaattttccttgtttggagttttagagtggccggccatatagttttagaaaaggaatttgattttaaatcaaattaaaagtttccttttcatgacaaagtaataagaaagtttttatttaaattttccttatttgccaaaaccaaggattataaaagagggggtaggggtacCTTCATGgcgaataactctattctattcttctcctctcttccttgctGTGGCcggatttctcttctcctcttcccctattcttcctctcaagtggtcggcggcatcatccTCTTGAAGAAagtttggtggccggattttgcttggagaagaaggagagataggaggttttgtttctagcatcccttggagcttggtggtggtggccgaaacttggaaaagaaggagcttggtggttctcatctcggtaggtcgttgcccacacaacgtcggagataagaaaaggaatacgatAGAAAATCAAAAGGTCGTCgcgtacaaagaaaggtataactaataattattttccgcgtcatgctagtttttctttgtatgaatttcaaacacaagaggcatatgattctagagtttcgaatttgagattcgagtttgtgtttttttttatttttcgaatttgtgattcgattgttctttttagttaaacctagagttatataaggaaattaaatattagatttccttaaaaggctttgtctaggcggtggtggatgatcccatacccaagaaggactagtgcctcaccatgcagtcctggaagccaattttgaaaattaatatttaattgaatttgtaacataggtggatttggatcaataatgttaagcatcgtttgcgatccaaatctaaaccattaagaacatataagttaaatttggaatcaataatgttaagttccgtttgtgattcctaatttaatttctaaagaacacaataggttgtttaggaaaggttcgacactcgtataaaattttgtacagtggagacggtacgatcttcctaggaccaaccaacacaacgacctccaggtcgggtcccaggctctcgccccagtgcaagttataagtgagcatgctctcacgtctcaACACTcatgccccagtgtgagttataagtgagcttgctctcacatcCAACGACCTCttagtcgggtcccagactctcgccccaaggcgagttataagtgagcatgctctcacgcctccagactctcgtcccagtgcgagttataagtgagcttgctctcacgcccaacgacctcccaATCGGGTCTCAGACTCttacctcagtgcgagttataagtcagtctgctctcacgcccaacgacctcccgaTCGGGTCCGAGACTCTAgcttcagtgcgagttataagtgagtctgctctcacgcccaacgacctcccgatcgggtcccagactctcgcctcagtgtgagttataagtgagcctgctctcacgcccaacgacctctcaatcgagtctcagactctcgccccaaggtgagttataagtgagcatgctctcgtgcctctagactctcgccccagtgcgggttataagtgagcttgctctcaagCCCAGCGGCCtcccggtcgggtcccagactctcgcctcagtgcgagttataagtgagtctgctctcatgcccaacgaccccagtcgggtcccagactctcgccccaaggcgagttataagtgagcatgctctcacacctccagactctcgccccagtgcgagttataattgagtatgctctcacgatcaatgacctcccggtcgggattccagactcttgccccagtgcgagttataagtgagcatgctctcacacccaacgacctctcggtcagcgcTCATCGCTCACTTGCCGCACTGCCTAATACTCATCATTCGCGTTTCGCTCACCGCTGTTACTCGGTCGGCACTCACTGCTCATTTTctgctctgcccggcactcatcaTTCGCATTTCACTCATCAttgttgctcggtcggcactcaccaCTCACTTgctgctctgcccgacactcatcacACTCACTCCACTTACCGCTTTGCCCGACACTCACCATTCACGTTTCGCTCAccgctgttgctcggtcggcGCTCACCGTCCACTCGCCGCTCAGCCCGACACTCATCATTCGTGTTTCGCTCATCGTTGTTACTCGGTCGGCACTCACCtctcacttgccgctctgcccggcactcatcaCACTCGCTCCACTCACCGCTCTACCCGGCACTCATCATTCGCGTTTCGCTCACAGCGGTTGCTCGGTCGGTGCTCACCGCTCACCGCGATTGCTCGGTCAGTGCTCACCGCTCACCGtccactcgccgctctgcccgacagTCACCATTCGTGTTTTGCTCATCGCTGTTGCTCGGTCGGAACTCACCGCTCACATGCCACTGTGCCTGGAACTTGTCCCTCGCATCTCACTCATCGCACTGCCCGAAACTCATCCTTCGCATCTCACTCATCGCTCTGCCCCACATTTGCTGCTCGGTCGATACCCTCTTTCCTCTTTGCTTGGCATTCGCATAACTGCCTGATCATTTTGCTCCCGTTCGCAATCTATCCACAGGCTCTGCTAATGTTAGTGCTCGATCCACGGGCTCTACTCCCATTCTCATTTGGTCTCATAGGCTTCGTGTCCATCCAGCGCACAGGCTTCGCGTCCACTAGGCATTCTTTCAATCACATGGTCAGCCTTCTCTTAGTCGACCGATCAGTACTGTTTGGCCATCTGCTCGGTCGTTCGCTTTGCATTGGTCGACATTTTTTCGGTTGCGCCCTCGGAACCCCTCGCTTGTCATTGTTCCACCGGCTTAGGTTTCTCCTAATTGCCTAGGAATCATTGTTCAATTACCCGGTCGCGATATACTGTCACTCGGTCGTCACTTTTTTGGTCGCGCTCATGGCTTTGCTCGTcaatcattctctctattgcctgGTCACGATTTACGATCGCTAGGTCAGAATTTTTTTCTCGATCGCGCTCATAGATTTGCTCGTCTATCATTCTCTCTATTACTTGGTCATGATTTACTGGCACTCGGACGACGTTTTCTCGGTCGCGCGCTTGACACTGTTTGGCCATCGTCTTTTGACTCGCTCGGTAGTCGCCCTACTGCCCCGTCGGCACTTGCTTCTTACTTCTCGCTTGGCATTTGTATAATCGCCTGATCGCTGTGCTCAGCATTGCCCGATCATCTTCTCGATATCATTTGGTTTCCCTCGGCATTCGATCGATCGCTTACTTGGCATTCCGTACGTCGTTCAATTTGACATACTTTTATTCGATTGATCGCCCCTTAAGCGTTCGCTCGGTCGCCTGCTCAGCTTTCTATCCCTTGTTCAGCTCGGCATCGCCACAGCTGCTCATGCAACGTTATATGACAGGTCCCGCAATATAACCCTCTATTCAGTAGTGATTCTGTTTTTCATTTGGCTGGGTAtaatcagtcggacttgcgcctccttcgactagacttaaaggggaggttTGTGATGTGGATATAGGTTAAGGGGGCATAGAAGGAATTAGGGGGAAAGGGATGGATATTTACGTCTTTTACTGTTTAGGGATTGAAGAGGAGGGGGGACACAATTCGAAAGGAGTTTTTTCGCTTTTGGTCCGCCGCCGTGAAGCACGAGGAAGAGGCCACCTTCGCTGCCTCCGACGCCGGCAACGTCCGATGCCGGTAGCTCCTTGCTCTCAGGCACTGGGCCTCACGCGAGCACGACGACTTCCCCTCCTCCCCTTTCTCCTCTCCACGCCACCAGACGGCGTCGCCTCCAACGACATTGCCTTCGTCGGTCGTCCGCTGGCCACCCCGACTCGCTCCATCGCCCAGGGTGTTGTCGTCGCACTCCGTTGCCTTCGCGCCGCAACCACTCACGGCGCCGGCTACAAGCAGCCATGGCCAGCTTGTTCCACAGTTCTCCTTTCCTCCTCAGTGCAACAACCGACCCTCAACGGAGCCATCGTgccgcctctccctctcggcGCAGGCGCCACCGAACCCAGTTCCCTTCCTTTTTGGCGTCCCCAGCTACTCTTCAGTGGCCTCTCAGCCATCAGCGGTCGGCCACTGGTACTCTCCGTCATCTCCTTCGCAATGTACTCTCCGCCGACCGGCCTCGTAGCTCTCGCTGCAGGCCAAGCCTCCACCACGGACATAGCCACCTCCTCACCTCTTCCGTTGGTGCCCCTGACGGCCGACGTCGTCCTCCAGCGGTTGTTGCCGATCAATCTTGACTCTATCCAGCGCCAAGGGGCCTGCTTTCGCACTTGGGGATTGTCGATTTCTTGCCACAGCCGATTGCCATCATCCTACGGTATCCAGTCGTCGATCCAGCTCCCTGCGGTTTATTatgttccggcctgcgagccacGGTTGAATCCCGATTTATGTGTTGTCGTCATTGTGTTCTAGACTGCCAGACGCGGTTGTATTTCAGATTGTGTGTTTTATGTCTTATCACGGCCTGCGTGTCGGTATCATATCTCGGCTTGCGTGCCGATATCATAGCCCGGCCGGCATGTCGTGATCACATCCGATTTTGTGCCACCGAGTCCGGCTCTGCGTCATTAGATCTAGCTCTTCATCAGACTCCCATGCACTTGCTCTTCAGGGTTACGACAACTTGAGCAGTGTCCCGTCCGAGAGCGCCTCCTGGGTCAGGATACTTTTTCCATACTCACCCCTCATTTGTCTCGTTATTATAGTATTAGCatgttactcatatattcgttggatctgtctcgagcctcggggtaccagagaccggggcaacccggcCGTTGGCTGCAGGTatcgttgaccagaggacttttgaagacttggtcaataCAAAAGTCATCTCAGTACACCTCTCCTCCGAGACATCACAACTCAATCAACATTCTATCCATCTCACCCGACGATCCGTCTAACTCAAATTACGGACAGGATCATCCCTCTTTCTCCTTTGCTTGCCTTTTTTGTTTACTTAATTGTTCTTGTTTTGCATTTTTACAATGGAGGTTGTTTATATAACATAGATGGGGAAAAACAAACCATGCGTTAATGGCTGATTTTGGATTAAAATGTGAGAAAGAGCATTATTTTCGAACAATTTGGTCAAATTTAGATTAAGGATTCGCCGCCTTGATAGTGTCGATGAACCTCTTGAGATTGTGGAATGAAGCCCCTCCTTGGTCAGTATTCCTTTGAGCTTTCTCCTTCAACGACGACGCTCTTGCTCTCATCTCCGCATCCCCCAGCAGCGCTTCCACCTTGGATTTGAGCTGTTCACGCTTGACGATCCCGCTCTCGTCAGGCGTCAAGCTCAGACCCACCTTCCAATGGTCGCAAATGTAGCTCTGGTTCAGAAACTGGTCTACGAAGTATGGCCAGCAAAGGAAGAGCTTCCCGTTCCTGACGCCTTCCATGGTGGAGTTCCAGCCACAGTGAGACACAAAGCAACCGACGGAAGGGTGGGCCAGCAACCGACGGAGGCCGGTGGGCAGTGGCCCGATGGGGAGAATCTTTGGGGCGTAGGAGAAGGTCGGCTCTTCGAGCTCTTTGAAGGAGTTGCAGATGATGAAATCCACGACGTCAAGGACTCTGATGTTGCTGAGGAAGTAGTTGAAGACTGTTTCTCTGCTTCCTTCGTCTCCGATTAGGTTCCATATCAAGTGGGCAGCGTCGATGAATGGCATTCCGGGACCGAGCTGGAACGTCTCATGTTCTGGGATGGGCGTACCTGTGAAGATTGCTGTTAGTAATTTTGCAAGATCAAAAACTATCAGGATGTGTTTTCGTATGTTCTTGATCGATCACCATCTGCATCAAGGACGCCTCTTGAAATCAACTCTGTTATGCTCAGGATCGCGGCCAGCATCTGGGCAGCCGCCGGCCAGAACGCGGCAGATCTGAGACCCTTCTTCCGGCCAACCTCGAGAGCCCATCCCATGCCCTCGTCCACCAACATGCAAGTCATCGGCTCCCCCGTCTCGTTGCTCTTCTCGATTAGTTCCTCCAAGCACCGAGGCATGGTGTTCTGGAGTGCTTCCGTTTGCCTCACCAGATCGTGCGGATCATCCTCCTCCCCTAATCCATCAGGAACCGAGACCAGAGCGAGCTGGCGCACGGTGCTCTCTGCCGACAACGCGGCGATGACACGCTTGTGGTTGAATTCAGTGTTGACGAAGGTGACCTTGAAGCCATGATCCACCAAGCAGTGGCAGAGCTCCATGAGGGGAATGACATGGCCTTGAGCAGGGAAAGGCAAGGCAAGAACATGTGGCAAGCCCATGCTTGTTAAATTTCTCCCCCTCGTTGTGCAAATTCCACACCTTGTTCGACCATACTTGTGCCCTAGTTTCGCTGATAAAgtaacacacacacacaaaaaaaaaaaaaaaaactaatgatTTTGCTATTACTCGGTAGCTATTACAAGTTTACAACAACTAAAAACGACTCGACAGTACGTGTTCAGTATAAGTAGCTGGAAAGCTTTTAATCATAGAAAGGAcatccatttaatttattttttaaaaaaaattaatgattttGCAAAATCCAGAatgcctttttatttttttcccaaaaatgttagaataaaaaaaactaaaatgtcATTAATCGACTTCGTTACTCGCATCTAACTTTACACTAACTCaaatgattaaataatatatttgtaaaaaataatttctaactcctataattctaaaaattactcAAATGCTtagataatatatttataaaaaataagtactaacttctataattttaaaaactactCAGATGATtagataatatatttataaaaaataattactaaCTTCTATAATTCTAAACACTAGTTGTTAGCGCTTACATAGctcaataattaaataataaaataggtAAAAAGATTATCATCTTAATCAATTTCAGTCATCTAATAATCAGATATCCATATTAGTTTTTTTCAAACACGTTATGACCTTTGTGATTCTACTTCAACTGAACTTTGATATGTTATAGGAATATTTTGAAAGACTTCCTCATGTTGCTCatcttgtaggatcaaaaagcgttagaggggggtgaatagcgctcttgGCTAATTCATTCGTTTCGAGTAAACTCAAAGTAAATACGCAGCGGAGATAAGAGACAGACAAACAAAACACAAACATCAagaatttacttagttcggagcctgtgatgactcttactccaaggcccgcatgtgAGAGTACTTTcaatggacaatcactataagctcgagaatctTTTACAAATAAGTAAATACAAGTATTGaacttaaaagattataccgacaagatAAAAGATAATGAAAGTAGTCTTCGATTATCGGAACAGTAGAGCGTTGTTGAAGTGTTCAAAGCAGCACAAGTTGTTCTGTTTTCGTTGTTCGGTGTCTTCTGAAGTGCTAGCTGAGAGTCCTTTTTATAGTAGTCTTGAGGCTGATCCAGATCCGTTTACCTCGGGATCAGGATTTGACTCGCcgtcaatcgatcgaccaatcctcctgatcggtcgatcgatctgccTGAATCGGTCCGCCTCCCGGTTCTGCTGCTCGAATAGAATTCCTTTGTTCGTCCGATCGATCCcgctgttcggtcgatcgatccctagcTCATCTTGTCCGAtcaactcggctcgaccacgtcacTTCTTATCCTAGGTTTGGTTGACCAATCCcgaggttcgatcgactgatccctcAGTCGAACCCGATCAGCTCGTTGGAAAACTTCTTTGTTTGCTtggaggttcgatcgaccaatccagGCCAAACATCAACCTGCAGAATCATTAGtcttcctgtaaaacagagttaacacatagcagataatatgtaaataaataattttgacagccttcggactatcCGGTTTTGACTTTAGATTTCCTCTGAAAACCCTacgttgaaccgacgcctactgttccctcacaggGGAACgtttcctcacctactcctctcaggagagattacctgttgtCAGATTGATCCTCCGgaccatctggacttttgctcagtgtccaaagattccggtcttcatgttggacgttcACTCCACgatccgtccagacttccacctggctcgcgacaccaggatttcaacctagagtccctgactctaagATTTTGtccgaagctctcgacccgccaagactttccacctaaggttaccaccccctaggacctagggttaccaccctctaggattttctacctgtctaaccgcaactaggacttttgcctaagaacccttaggactttcctgcaatctcattcaaatttattagaccacaaataaccttaactttgaaccctttgccattatcaaaactcaggttcgatcgtcggatgcgtcccgcaccaacacatcctCCATAGGTTGTTGTCCTTTCTTATCATCATCAAAATCAATAGGGATAATTTTTTTAACGTCATTTTGATTCCATTACCAATTATatttttcatcaaaaataacatcaCGACTTATAATGATTTTATTACTTATACCAAGAAAAATACATTTTTCACCTTTGCTGTCTAGCTCCTTTCTCCTTTCATATGGAATATGAGCATAAGCGATACacccaaaaatctaaaaatgatcaACAGTCGGTTTCTTTCCACTCCAGGCTTTCTCTGGTGCCATATTTTGAACAGATAATGTAGGACTTCTATTCAATATATTGATGCTCCAATTAATTGCTTTTAGCCAAAAAATTTTAGGAATACCACTTGTCGTTAGAAGGCTTCGCACCATATTCATAATAGTGTGGTTCTTCCTCTCGTATataccattctgttgaggtgtgtATGCTGTTATAAGTTGTCTCTTGATTCCATGATTCTCACAAAAATTTGCAAATTCATATGAGTtatattctccaccatgatctgtACGCAGAACTTTAATAGAGTTGCCAATTTCTTTCTCGATGAGtactttataatttttgaaagctGTAAAGGCTTCGAATTTTTCTTGcaacaaataaatccatattttgcGGCTATAATCATTAATAAAGGTAATTATATATCTTTTACCTCTATTGGTCCGTAAATATCTGAATGAATAAGCTCCAATGCCGCCTTTTCTCTCCAAGATTTTCCTTGTGGGAATTAATTACGGTGTTGTTTGCTAACAACACATTCTTCACAAACTTGAGAATGAGTTGTAATTTGAGGAAGACCGATCACCATATTCTTTTGTTTTAATGTTTTCAATCCATCAAAATTTAGATGCCCGTAACAAAAGTGTCATAACCATGCCTCATCATCAAATTTTGCTGAAAAACATGAATGTGGTGTAGTATGAAGATAAAGCGGAAACATACGATTTGCTGTCATATTAACTTGGGCAATTAAGCCCAACTTTGCATCTCGAATCCGACAAACTCCTTTAATAGCAATTTCATATACTTTTTCTTATAATTGACTCATACTAAGCAAATTAGTTTTTAAATCTGGCACAAAAAGAACATTAGAGATAAAATGAGTAGAGTCTCCTTTTGCTTGTATGGTTACCTTTACTTACCCCATAATATAAATTATAGAGTTGTTGCCAAATTTAACAGAATTGCGAAAAAATTCATCTAAGTCTGAAAATGAATCATTTTCTCCATACATGTGATTGCTGCAGCCTGTATCTAAATACCATATATTTCGTTGAGTTTTTTCTTTCTCATGGCATACCATTAAAAGGGGCACTTTTTCTTCTTCGTCCAAGTTAGTCTGATCtccattttattttttcaaattagtaTAACATTCTGATCTATAATGGCCAAACCTATGACATCGGTAACATTCAATATTAAACTTGTCTGCTAACTTTATTCTATTAGTTGTAGAATAATGGTCTCCACATCCTCTATCTCTTCTTTGAAAATAACTTTCCTGATGTTAATTTTGTTGTTAGTTCTCATGATCATTGTTGTTTCTACCTCCTCTTCCTTGTCCTCTATCACTTCTATCATTTGTAGAGTGATTTTCTAATAAAGCCTTCAACGCTTACTCCTCTTTTTCACATTGATTGATTTTCTGCTCATGAACtagttgtcacgccccggggaagtccctgtccgaagaaatttcggcagcatctcccatgtacgggtgacaatctgaaacatttctacatacacaatatacatcagccacaggcggctggaacatacacacaaccacgcagtttatatacagcctactcggctga includes these proteins:
- the LOC122054222 gene encoding UDP-glycosyltransferase 83A1-like codes for the protein MGLPHVLALPFPAQGHVIPLMELCHCLVDHGFKVTFVNTEFNHKRVIAALSAESTVRQLALVSVPDGLGEEDDPHDLVRQTEALQNTMPRCLEELIEKSNETGEPMTCMLVDEGMGWALEVGRKKGLRSAAFWPAAAQMLAAILSITELISRGVLDADGTPIPEHETFQLGPGMPFIDAAHLIWNLIGDEGSRETVFNYFLSNIRVLDVVDFIICNSFKELEEPTFSYAPKILPIGPLPTGLRRLLAHPSVGCFVSHCGWNSTMEGVRNGKLFLCWPYFVDQFLNQSYICDHWKVGLSLTPDESGIVKREQLKSKVEALLGDAEMRARASSLKEKAQRNTDQGGASFHNLKRFIDTIKAANP